In Microbacterium foliorum, the following proteins share a genomic window:
- a CDS encoding DUF6541 family protein, whose product MSWVSILPALIVTGALLFLPGLVLGFLLRLRGMRLLALAPALSVSLVAVAALAAPFVGIRWSIVPVLVLTAVASIAAYFWTRHVGKPALPRPRASARQLVAVIISIVVPAALIAFVLVRSMHDPEFFSQRYDNFFHLNAVQYVLDTGNASPLWLGSMTSPEGVPFYPSGWHAMVSIVVALSGASVPLATNAMIIVVAAVVWPIGAVFLVRELLGRNQIMTVIAGALAAAFPAFPFLLLHYGVLYPLFLGLAVAPAAIAVAWWLLRPGRVSRRQDWALLMVLVVPGLGVAHPGALMAVVALTVPFIIARLLHQMRTPGRPRLIAIGLLVAYAAVGVVLLQVVRPPASQIYWPIINTVPDSIGEVVAASVYGYPSSLGITALMIIGAYSVIRRGSYARWSILAMAVISAVLYIIVSASPYETLRFWFTAPWYNNPPRIAAFWAIGVLPLAALGGIVLVTWLLRQRLLVPVRRLSERLPVVLIAIVVIALVGVTQNAAIRQAAADIEYTYELRPGGPIVSPDELDLMEDLSELVPEDAVIAGDPWTGASFAYGVSGRRVLMPHLLMDLTDDAEAINTMLSTDGDSPQVCDALEDTGVEYVLDFSADGDFQENDGDYSGFDDLDDSPYVELVEQRGEAKLFRIVSCGLGS is encoded by the coding sequence GTGAGCTGGGTCTCGATCCTGCCAGCGCTGATCGTCACCGGCGCTCTCCTCTTCCTTCCGGGACTGGTGCTGGGCTTCCTCCTCCGCCTGCGCGGTATGAGACTCCTCGCGCTCGCCCCGGCGCTCAGCGTCTCCCTCGTCGCGGTCGCCGCCCTCGCGGCGCCCTTCGTGGGAATCCGATGGAGCATCGTCCCGGTCCTCGTCCTCACCGCGGTCGCGTCGATCGCCGCGTACTTCTGGACGAGGCACGTCGGGAAGCCGGCCCTGCCCCGGCCGCGAGCGAGCGCCAGACAGCTGGTCGCCGTGATCATCTCGATCGTCGTGCCCGCCGCGCTCATCGCGTTCGTGCTGGTCAGAAGCATGCACGACCCCGAGTTCTTCTCGCAGCGCTACGACAACTTCTTCCATCTGAACGCCGTGCAGTACGTCCTCGACACCGGAAACGCATCGCCCCTGTGGCTGGGCAGCATGACGTCGCCGGAGGGCGTGCCCTTCTACCCGTCGGGCTGGCACGCGATGGTCTCGATCGTCGTCGCGCTGAGCGGAGCCTCCGTGCCGCTTGCGACCAACGCCATGATCATCGTCGTCGCGGCGGTCGTCTGGCCGATCGGGGCGGTGTTCCTGGTGCGCGAGCTCCTCGGGCGCAATCAGATCATGACGGTGATCGCAGGAGCTCTCGCCGCCGCCTTCCCTGCCTTCCCCTTCCTGCTCCTGCACTACGGCGTGCTCTATCCGCTTTTCCTCGGCCTCGCCGTCGCCCCTGCGGCGATCGCCGTCGCCTGGTGGCTGCTCAGGCCCGGGCGAGTGTCGCGCCGTCAGGACTGGGCGCTGCTGATGGTGCTCGTCGTGCCCGGTCTGGGCGTCGCGCACCCGGGCGCGCTCATGGCGGTCGTCGCACTCACGGTGCCTTTCATCATCGCCAGGCTCCTGCACCAGATGAGGACTCCGGGTCGACCACGGCTGATCGCGATCGGTCTGCTGGTCGCATACGCCGCCGTAGGAGTGGTCCTCCTGCAGGTGGTTCGGCCACCGGCGAGCCAGATCTACTGGCCCATCATCAACACGGTTCCCGACTCGATCGGCGAGGTCGTGGCGGCGAGCGTGTACGGCTACCCGAGTTCGCTCGGGATCACGGCCCTGATGATCATCGGCGCGTACAGCGTGATCCGCAGAGGCAGCTACGCGCGGTGGTCGATCCTCGCGATGGCGGTCATCTCGGCAGTGCTCTACATCATCGTGTCTGCGTCGCCGTACGAGACGCTCCGCTTCTGGTTCACGGCCCCGTGGTACAACAATCCGCCGCGTATCGCCGCCTTCTGGGCGATCGGAGTCCTGCCGCTCGCGGCGCTGGGCGGCATCGTCCTGGTCACGTGGCTTCTCCGGCAGCGACTGCTGGTGCCGGTACGTCGACTCTCCGAGCGCCTCCCCGTCGTCCTGATCGCCATCGTCGTGATCGCGCTCGTGGGAGTCACACAGAACGCCGCGATCCGACAGGCGGCCGCTGACATCGAGTACACGTATGAACTCCGCCCCGGCGGGCCGATCGTGTCTCCGGACGAACTCGATCTCATGGAGGATCTCTCGGAGCTCGTCCCTGAGGATGCGGTCATAGCGGGCGACCCGTGGACGGGGGCCTCGTTCGCCTACGGCGTGAGCGGACGACGGGTGCTCATGCCCCATCTGCTGATGGACCTCACCGACGACGCCGAGGCGATCAATACGATGCTGAGCACCGACGGAGACTCTCCGCAGGTCTGCGACGCCCTCGAGGACACCGGGGTCGAGTACGTCCTCGACTTCAGCGCCGACGGGGACTTCCAGGAGAACGACGGAGACTACTCGGGATTCGATGACCTCGACGACTCGCCCTACGTCGAGCTCGTCGAGCAGCGCGGCGAGGCGAAGCTCTTCAGAATCGTCTCGTGCGGACTCGGGTCATGA
- a CDS encoding glycosyltransferase, translating to MTYEIFVPFWGDPDQLYETVESVRAQTDPDWRLTIIDDCYPDDSVAAHFGQERDERIVYTRNEHNVGITENFRESVRRASGEFVTILGCDDLLHPNYVEVVRATARAVPHADVIQPAVQVIDERGAVVLPLVDRIKQRHLAPKGRGVTVFSGPDMATTLIRGNWLYWPSLSLRVETLRRIDFTDDLPVIQDLALLMDIAFDGGTLAYAPTLAFSYRRHLESASQKTLLDGSRFLDERRYYRIARRSAAERGWTRTARTARVRLMSRLHGIAALPLVLRHGTARGLRSSLAHVADLS from the coding sequence ATGACCTACGAGATCTTCGTGCCGTTCTGGGGAGACCCGGATCAGCTGTATGAGACCGTCGAGTCCGTGCGCGCCCAGACGGACCCGGACTGGCGGTTGACGATCATCGATGACTGCTATCCCGACGACTCCGTCGCAGCTCACTTCGGTCAGGAGCGGGATGAGCGGATCGTCTACACCCGCAACGAGCACAACGTCGGGATCACCGAGAACTTCCGGGAGTCCGTTCGACGTGCGTCCGGGGAATTCGTCACGATCCTCGGCTGCGACGACCTTCTGCACCCGAACTACGTCGAGGTCGTCCGCGCGACGGCCCGCGCAGTGCCGCACGCCGACGTCATCCAGCCGGCGGTTCAGGTCATCGACGAAAGGGGAGCTGTCGTCCTTCCCCTTGTCGATCGGATCAAGCAGCGCCACCTCGCTCCGAAGGGACGGGGGGTGACCGTCTTCAGCGGCCCCGACATGGCCACAACGCTGATCCGGGGCAACTGGCTCTACTGGCCGTCGCTCTCGCTTCGTGTCGAGACGCTGCGCCGAATCGACTTCACAGATGACCTCCCCGTCATCCAGGACCTGGCGTTGCTGATGGACATCGCGTTCGACGGCGGAACGCTGGCCTACGCGCCGACGCTCGCCTTCTCCTACCGACGTCATCTGGAGAGCGCGTCCCAGAAGACGCTGCTCGACGGCAGCCGCTTCCTCGATGAGCGACGGTATTACCGCATAGCGCGCCGCTCGGCCGCTGAACGGGGATGGACCCGCACGGCGCGAACCGCGCGGGTGCGCCTCATGTCGCGCCTGCACGGGATCGCCGCGCTGCCCCTCGTGCTGCGCCACGGCACGGCACGGGGCCTCAGATCGTCACTGGCGCACGTGGCCGATCTGAGCTGA
- a CDS encoding glycosyltransferase, producing MTKTVSVCMATYNGARFVRHQLESILDGLGPGDEVVVVDDASTDDTADVVAAVEDGRIRLIRSETNRGYVKAFEAAIAEATREIIFLSDQDDEWVPGRRALLVEALRDRSIAAGDLVLLPDDAPLRSPLTGRPWHLQALPSGGSLSNELRLLAGDAPYYGCAMAFRREAKDLILPFPEFLVESHDLWIATVGNTARGLAHVQSPVLRRRLHDANASAPKPRGLRKALQSRWMLIRAWREASRRVGSLR from the coding sequence ATGACGAAGACCGTGAGCGTCTGCATGGCCACGTACAACGGTGCACGGTTCGTCAGGCACCAGCTCGAATCGATCCTCGATGGGCTGGGCCCCGGCGACGAGGTTGTGGTGGTCGACGATGCGAGCACCGACGACACCGCAGATGTCGTGGCGGCTGTCGAAGACGGTCGCATCCGACTGATCCGCTCCGAGACGAACCGCGGATATGTGAAGGCCTTCGAGGCCGCGATCGCCGAAGCGACACGCGAGATCATCTTCCTATCCGACCAGGATGACGAGTGGGTTCCCGGCCGCCGCGCGCTGCTCGTGGAGGCACTCCGTGACCGTTCGATCGCCGCCGGCGACCTGGTGCTGCTGCCTGACGACGCCCCTCTGCGTTCTCCGCTCACGGGACGCCCCTGGCACCTCCAGGCGCTGCCCTCAGGCGGCTCGCTGTCGAATGAACTGCGTCTGCTCGCGGGTGACGCGCCCTACTACGGCTGCGCCATGGCGTTCCGACGCGAGGCCAAGGACCTGATCCTGCCCTTCCCTGAGTTCCTCGTCGAATCCCACGATCTGTGGATCGCGACGGTCGGCAATACGGCTCGCGGGCTCGCCCACGTCCAGAGCCCTGTCCTGCGTCGCCGACTGCATGATGCCAATGCGTCGGCCCCGAAGCCGCGAGGACTCCGCAAGGCGCTGCAGTCACGGTGGATGCTCATCCGCGCATGGCGTGAAGCATCGCGTCGCGTCGGTTCCCTGCGCTGA
- a CDS encoding glycosyltransferase produces MAGVIVLAAYRPSKELFARQLASIRDQTVTDWECIISVDGELETVEEVLADVVPDDERFRVLADGRRLGFYLNFERGLAAVPAEAEWVALSDQDDFWYPHKLETLLPHLSEAAIVSGQARLVSHPGEEVLGFTERRQLDAASTMIVNQFTGSLCLFRADLLSTALPFPRLSSHTVAHDHWLAAVGMARGGGRIVDDVVQDYVQHSANVFGDPSRLRLGPIATLRRAWGNAVSFSMRYEGSASPFAMARMLFWIYVGWRQLMAQTLVEREPQATRAIEIDRRFGSGRRLLETLRMLRRVRRAQVVPAPFVIAYLGSWAAGWLIRGRRRRPTVTP; encoded by the coding sequence ATGGCTGGAGTTATCGTGCTCGCCGCCTATCGACCCTCGAAGGAGCTGTTCGCCCGCCAGCTCGCCTCGATACGCGACCAGACAGTGACTGACTGGGAGTGCATCATCTCCGTTGACGGAGAGCTGGAGACTGTCGAGGAGGTCCTCGCCGATGTCGTGCCCGACGACGAGCGCTTCCGCGTCCTTGCAGACGGGCGACGCCTCGGTTTCTACCTGAACTTCGAGCGGGGGCTTGCGGCGGTGCCCGCGGAGGCCGAATGGGTGGCGCTGAGCGACCAGGACGACTTCTGGTACCCCCACAAGCTCGAGACCCTGCTTCCGCACCTCTCGGAGGCTGCGATCGTATCCGGGCAGGCCCGGCTGGTGTCCCACCCCGGTGAGGAAGTGCTCGGATTCACCGAGCGACGACAGCTCGATGCCGCATCGACCATGATCGTGAATCAGTTCACCGGCTCGCTGTGCCTCTTCCGCGCCGATCTGCTGTCGACGGCGCTGCCGTTCCCTCGTCTCTCCTCCCACACGGTCGCGCACGATCACTGGCTCGCCGCCGTGGGCATGGCGCGGGGAGGCGGTCGGATCGTCGATGACGTCGTGCAGGACTACGTGCAGCACTCTGCGAACGTCTTCGGTGATCCGAGCAGGCTGCGGCTCGGCCCGATCGCGACGCTGCGGAGAGCCTGGGGCAACGCCGTCTCGTTCTCGATGCGGTACGAGGGGTCGGCGTCGCCGTTCGCGATGGCGCGGATGCTGTTCTGGATCTACGTGGGATGGCGCCAGCTCATGGCGCAGACGCTCGTGGAGCGTGAACCCCAGGCGACGCGCGCGATCGAGATCGATCGGCGCTTCGGCTCGGGGCGGCGATTGCTCGAGACTCTGCGGATGCTGCGTCGAGTCCGCCGCGCACAGGTCGTGCCGGCGCCCTTCGTGATCGCGTATCTCGGGAGCTGGGCGGCAGGCTGGCTGATTCGAGGGCGTCGACGCAGACCGACCGTGACGCCGTAG
- a CDS encoding glycosyltransferase: protein MTSRAPSDEVWGVVTVHRPAEVPPLLADLAPQVTGIIVVDDGSGSEFDSIRAEIASSGAQVVALEHNSGIATALNRGIRGALDNGASAIVTFDQDSTIAPGFVDALRAAWERARTHRIPAGPVVPEFFADVSQAGSPTRHGVVYAAHAIQSGMYLPAEVVDRVGLMDDALFIDLVDTDFELRCLDADMPCIVASGLRLPHRLGARYRIPGPLGALLPTLTLSTPFRYYYRARNRIVLARRHPRHRARLRRDARADYAYFLIAWMLATPRSTMRKLLVAGFRDGRAERMGRMGPALSADAARVTWRIRPLPDALPR from the coding sequence ATGACGTCCCGAGCCCCGAGCGACGAGGTTTGGGGAGTCGTCACCGTTCATCGCCCTGCGGAGGTCCCTCCGCTTCTGGCCGATCTCGCTCCCCAAGTCACCGGAATCATCGTGGTCGACGACGGCAGCGGCTCTGAGTTCGACTCGATTCGCGCGGAGATCGCATCGAGCGGAGCACAGGTGGTCGCCTTGGAGCACAACTCCGGCATCGCCACCGCCCTGAATCGCGGCATCCGCGGCGCCCTCGACAACGGCGCGAGCGCGATCGTGACGTTCGATCAGGACTCGACCATCGCCCCCGGCTTCGTCGACGCTCTGAGAGCCGCCTGGGAACGCGCCCGCACTCACCGCATCCCCGCCGGCCCCGTCGTTCCGGAGTTCTTCGCCGACGTATCCCAGGCCGGGTCGCCGACACGACACGGAGTGGTCTACGCCGCTCACGCGATCCAGTCCGGCATGTATCTGCCCGCTGAAGTGGTCGACCGGGTCGGTCTGATGGATGACGCCCTCTTCATCGACCTCGTCGACACGGACTTCGAGCTCCGCTGCCTCGACGCCGACATGCCGTGCATCGTCGCCTCCGGTCTCCGGCTGCCGCACCGCCTGGGTGCACGCTACCGAATCCCCGGCCCCCTCGGAGCACTGCTGCCCACCCTCACCCTGAGCACGCCGTTCCGGTACTACTACCGGGCCAGGAATCGCATCGTGCTGGCGCGGCGCCACCCGCGGCACCGCGCCCGACTGCGCCGCGACGCACGCGCCGACTACGCGTACTTCCTGATCGCGTGGATGCTGGCGACACCCCGCTCGACCATGCGAAAGCTGCTCGTCGCGGGGTTCCGCGACGGACGAGCCGAGCGCATGGGCAGGATGGGGCCAGCGCTCTCCGCTGACGCTGCCCGCGTCACCTGGCGCATTCGCCCTCTTCCCGACGCGCTACCCCGCTGA
- a CDS encoding DUF2304 domain-containing protein, with translation MIIAVGIALSLFILALVFWMLLTRRLREKYAVMWIVIALSVLLLGIFPQLLLWATALLGVQVPANLLFALAITLLLGVSLHLSWELSQAEDEIRRVAEEAALSRAEIDRLDSRIAALEAQHRGNGADSAPPA, from the coding sequence ATGATCATTGCCGTCGGGATCGCCCTCTCGCTGTTCATCCTGGCGCTGGTGTTCTGGATGCTTCTGACGCGACGCCTTCGCGAGAAGTACGCCGTGATGTGGATCGTGATCGCGCTGAGCGTCCTGCTGCTCGGGATCTTCCCGCAGCTTCTGCTCTGGGCGACCGCACTGCTCGGGGTGCAGGTGCCGGCCAACCTCCTGTTCGCTCTGGCCATCACCCTGCTCCTGGGAGTGTCCCTGCACCTCTCTTGGGAGCTCTCCCAGGCTGAGGACGAGATCCGCCGCGTTGCGGAGGAGGCAGCGCTGTCGCGCGCCGAGATAGACAGGCTGGACAGCCGGATCGCGGCCCTCGAGGCTCAGCACCGAGGCAACGGCGCCGACAGCGCTCCCCCGGCATGA
- a CDS encoding glycosyltransferase family 2 protein yields the protein MSLPSDRVLVIVPAWNEARNVGRTVHEIRAASADFDLLVVDDGSTDDTGTVAREAGATVISLPFNLGVGGAMRTGFTYAKRHGYTRAIQVDADGQHNPVDIARVLDGLDAADISIGARFADVGDYSVRGPRHWAMLFLAKTVSRVAKTRLTDVTSGFRAANHRAIEQYVRYYPAEYLGDTIDSLVAACHAGLTVTQVPVAMRPRVHGTPSQGPIGASIYLLRSVFTLGLAMLRRTDSSSQSTSVREREDAQ from the coding sequence ATGAGTTTGCCGTCGGACCGTGTCCTCGTCATCGTCCCCGCGTGGAACGAGGCCCGCAACGTCGGACGCACCGTGCACGAGATCCGCGCCGCGAGCGCCGACTTCGATCTTCTCGTCGTCGACGACGGATCCACCGATGACACGGGCACAGTCGCCAGAGAAGCCGGCGCCACGGTCATCTCGCTCCCGTTCAATCTCGGCGTCGGCGGGGCGATGCGCACCGGGTTCACGTACGCGAAGCGTCACGGTTACACGCGCGCCATCCAGGTCGACGCCGATGGGCAGCACAATCCGGTCGACATCGCCCGGGTCCTCGACGGTCTCGACGCGGCGGACATCTCGATCGGCGCTCGTTTCGCGGACGTCGGCGACTACTCCGTTCGGGGCCCCCGCCACTGGGCGATGCTGTTCTTGGCGAAGACCGTGTCCAGGGTCGCCAAGACCCGCCTCACAGATGTGACGAGCGGCTTCCGCGCGGCCAACCACCGAGCCATCGAGCAGTACGTCCGCTATTACCCCGCCGAGTACCTCGGCGACACCATCGACTCCCTCGTCGCAGCGTGTCACGCGGGCTTGACGGTGACGCAGGTGCCCGTGGCGATGCGGCCACGCGTCCACGGGACGCCGAGCCAGGGCCCGATCGGAGCATCGATCTATCTGCTGCGTTCGGTGTTCACTCTCGGCCTGGCGATGCTGCGCCGCACCGACTCGTCGAGCCAATCGACGAGTGTCCGTGAACGGGAGGACGCACAATGA
- the rfbA gene encoding glucose-1-phosphate thymidylyltransferase RfbA yields the protein MKGIILAGGSGTRLHPITIGISKQLIPVYDKPMVYYPLSTLMLAGIRDILIITTPHDAEQFERLLGDGSQFGVNLTFAQQPSPDGLAQAFVIGADFIGDDKVALVLGDNLLYGPGLGTQLKRYTDVEGGAVFAYWVAEPNAYGVVEFDADGRAVSLEEKPEHPKSNYAVPGLYFYDNDVVEIARNLEPSARGEYEITDINRAYLERGGLRVEVLPRGTAWLDTGTFDQMSDAGDYVRTMERRTGLRIGVPEEVAWRQGFLTDDELRERATKLVKSGYGTYLLEILERGR from the coding sequence GTGAAAGGCATTATTCTCGCTGGCGGCTCAGGCACTCGACTGCACCCGATTACGATCGGCATCTCCAAGCAGCTGATTCCCGTGTACGACAAGCCGATGGTCTACTACCCGCTGTCGACGCTGATGCTGGCGGGGATCCGGGACATCCTGATCATCACCACTCCTCACGACGCAGAGCAGTTCGAGCGTCTGCTCGGCGACGGGTCGCAGTTCGGAGTGAACCTCACGTTCGCACAGCAGCCGTCGCCGGACGGTCTCGCGCAGGCCTTCGTCATCGGAGCGGACTTCATCGGCGACGACAAGGTCGCCCTCGTGCTCGGTGACAACCTGCTCTACGGTCCGGGACTCGGCACCCAGCTCAAGCGCTACACGGACGTCGAGGGCGGTGCCGTCTTCGCCTACTGGGTCGCAGAGCCCAACGCCTACGGCGTCGTCGAATTCGACGCCGACGGTCGCGCCGTCTCCCTCGAGGAGAAGCCTGAGCACCCCAAGAGCAACTACGCCGTGCCCGGACTCTATTTCTACGACAATGACGTGGTCGAGATCGCCCGCAACCTCGAGCCGAGTGCTCGCGGGGAGTACGAGATCACCGACATCAACCGCGCCTATCTCGAGCGCGGCGGCCTGCGCGTAGAGGTGCTGCCGCGGGGAACAGCGTGGCTCGACACCGGGACGTTCGACCAGATGTCGGATGCCGGCGACTACGTGCGCACGATGGAGCGCCGCACGGGTCTGCGCATCGGCGTCCCGGAAGAGGTCGCCTGGCGTCAGGGCTTCCTCACCGATGACGAACTGCGTGAGCGGGCCACCAAGCTCGTGAAGTCCGGCTACGGAACATACCTGCTCGAGATCCTGGAAAGAGGTCGTTGA
- the rfbB gene encoding dTDP-glucose 4,6-dehydratase, protein MSNILVTGGAGFIGSNFVHYAVEHTDHTVTVLDALTYAGNRASLAGLPEDRVRFVHGDITDAELVDGLTAEADAVVHYAAESHNDNSLHSPRPFLDTNIIGTYTLLEAARKHETRFHHISTDEVYGDLELDDPERFTEQTPYNPSSPYSSTKAGSDLLVRAWVRSFGVQATISNCSNNYGPYQHVEKFIPRQITNVIRGIRPKLYGAGENVRDWIHANDHSSAVLTILEKGQIGETYLIGADGERNNKEVVELILEEMGQPRDAYDHVTDRAGHDLRYAIDSTKLRTELGWKPEFADFESGLAATIAWYRDNESWWAPSKDQTEAFYASKGQ, encoded by the coding sequence ATGTCGAACATCCTCGTCACCGGAGGCGCCGGTTTCATCGGATCGAACTTCGTCCACTACGCGGTCGAGCACACGGACCACACGGTCACGGTCCTCGACGCGCTGACGTACGCAGGCAACCGGGCCTCGCTCGCCGGGCTTCCCGAAGACCGGGTGCGGTTCGTGCACGGCGACATCACGGATGCCGAGCTCGTCGACGGGCTCACCGCCGAGGCGGACGCTGTGGTGCACTACGCGGCGGAGTCCCACAACGACAACTCGCTGCACAGCCCCCGTCCCTTCCTGGACACCAACATCATCGGCACGTACACGCTGCTCGAAGCGGCGCGCAAGCACGAGACGCGGTTCCACCACATCTCGACCGATGAGGTCTACGGCGACCTCGAGCTCGACGACCCCGAGCGGTTCACCGAGCAGACTCCGTACAACCCGTCGTCGCCGTACTCGTCGACCAAGGCCGGCAGCGATCTGCTCGTCCGCGCCTGGGTCCGCTCGTTCGGCGTGCAGGCGACGATCTCGAACTGCTCGAACAACTACGGGCCGTACCAGCACGTCGAGAAGTTCATCCCGCGTCAGATCACCAACGTGATCCGCGGCATCCGTCCCAAGCTCTACGGGGCGGGTGAGAACGTCAGGGACTGGATCCATGCCAATGACCACTCGTCTGCCGTGCTCACCATCCTCGAGAAGGGTCAGATCGGCGAGACCTATCTGATCGGCGCTGACGGCGAGCGCAACAACAAGGAGGTCGTCGAGCTGATCCTCGAGGAGATGGGTCAGCCGCGAGACGCGTACGACCACGTCACGGATCGTGCCGGTCACGACCTGCGGTACGCGATCGACTCCACGAAGCTGCGCACGGAGCTGGGCTGGAAGCCGGAGTTCGCCGATTTCGAGTCCGGACTGGCCGCGACCATCGCGTGGTACCGCGACAACGAGTCGTGGTGGGCGCCTTCCAAGGACCAGACCGAGGCGTTCTACGCCTCCAAGGGACAGTGA
- a CDS encoding sugar nucleotide-binding protein — protein sequence MSEIDFGKSLSRTETTIPGLEIFDLPVHGDSRGWFKENWQREKMTALGLADFGPVQNNVSFNDAVGTTRGIHAEPWDKWVSIATGRIFGAWVDLREGPTFGAVFTAELDPSKAIFVPRGVGNSYQTLEPDTAYTYLVNDHWSPDASYSFLNLADETAAIEWPIPLAEAEVSAKDLAHPRLSDVEPVAPRKTLVIGSGGQLGTALRSEFDGMQSVEWTTRADFDLGSATLADARRWRDYDTIINAAAYTAVDRAETPDGRRDAWAVNAAGPAALARIAAEHGITLVHVSSDYVFDGSADRPYAEADLVCPLGVYGQSKAAGDLAVSTAPRHYIVRTSWVIGSGSNFVSTMASLAAKGVDPKVVDDQRGRLTFASEIARLIRTLVEKRPPFGVYNLTSEGEVVTWADVARRVFELVGHDAARVTGVSTDQYFASATSPVAPRPLNSVLDLTRVHGIGFTPRAGDELLREYLAP from the coding sequence ATGAGCGAGATCGACTTCGGCAAGTCCCTGAGTCGCACCGAGACGACGATTCCGGGGCTCGAGATCTTCGATCTGCCGGTTCACGGCGACTCGCGCGGGTGGTTCAAGGAGAACTGGCAGCGCGAGAAGATGACCGCGCTCGGCCTCGCCGATTTCGGCCCCGTCCAGAACAACGTCTCGTTCAACGACGCCGTCGGAACGACGCGCGGGATCCACGCCGAGCCGTGGGACAAGTGGGTGTCCATCGCTACGGGACGGATCTTCGGCGCCTGGGTCGACCTGCGGGAGGGACCGACGTTCGGCGCGGTCTTCACCGCCGAGCTCGATCCTTCGAAGGCCATCTTCGTGCCACGGGGCGTCGGCAACTCGTATCAGACCCTCGAGCCCGACACCGCCTACACGTATCTCGTGAACGACCACTGGTCGCCGGACGCGTCGTACTCCTTCCTGAATCTCGCAGACGAGACCGCTGCGATCGAGTGGCCCATTCCGCTTGCGGAGGCCGAGGTCTCTGCGAAGGATCTCGCACATCCGCGCCTCTCCGATGTGGAGCCGGTCGCCCCTCGGAAGACTCTCGTGATCGGCTCGGGCGGACAGCTGGGAACTGCCCTGCGGTCCGAGTTCGACGGCATGCAGAGCGTCGAGTGGACCACGCGCGCCGATTTCGATCTCGGGTCGGCGACGCTGGCCGATGCGCGCCGGTGGCGCGACTACGACACGATCATCAACGCAGCCGCATACACGGCCGTCGATCGTGCGGAGACGCCCGACGGCAGGCGTGACGCGTGGGCGGTGAATGCCGCAGGGCCCGCCGCGCTGGCTCGCATCGCTGCAGAGCACGGCATCACGCTCGTGCACGTGTCGAGCGACTACGTGTTCGACGGGTCGGCCGATCGCCCCTATGCGGAAGCCGACCTCGTGTGTCCTCTCGGTGTCTACGGCCAGTCCAAGGCCGCAGGCGATCTCGCCGTATCGACGGCTCCGCGTCACTACATCGTCCGCACCTCCTGGGTGATCGGGAGCGGGAGCAACTTCGTCAGCACCATGGCCTCGCTGGCTGCGAAGGGTGTGGACCCGAAGGTCGTCGACGACCAGCGCGGGCGGCTCACGTTCGCGAGCGAGATCGCTCGCCTCATCCGCACCCTGGTCGAGAAGCGGCCCCCGTTCGGGGTCTACAACCTGACCTCCGAGGGCGAGGTCGTCACCTGGGCAGACGTCGCTCGCCGCGTGTTCGAACTCGTCGGCCATGATGCAGCACGGGTCACGGGCGTGTCGACGGATCAGTACTTCGCCTCGGCGACGTCGCCCGTCGCCCCGCGCCCGCTGAACAGCGTGCTCGATCTGACCAGGGTCCACGGCATCGGCTTCACCCCTCGTGCGGGAGACGAACTGCTTCGGGAGTATCTCGCGCCGTGA